A genome region from Flavobacterium sp. CFS9 includes the following:
- a CDS encoding DNA cytosine methyltransferase has protein sequence MPIPIIDIFAGPGGLAEGFSSLTNDEGNRIFEISLSVEKDENAHKTLKLRSFYRQFPIGNLPDDYYKFVKGEITITQLYNNHPDASNRADEEAWCGTLGKPDKKDLNGVSDEEVDKRIERALNGNQNWVLIGGPPCQAYSLVGRARRQELTLNEETDKRVGLYKEYLRILARHNPSVFVMENVKGILSAETEKTNVFTKILSDLKNPLDACLSEGTFIDNDQNVRYRIYSLTVEPKGFDQEGNPIFEPRDYIIKSEDYGIPQKRHRVILLGIREDVNGPINILQKKNQVTLESIIGNLPIIRSGITKSFTHSEMVSDKDGKLKKKRFYQNIEDSEQNWQNHIVEFNKVINELVPEENSKTKQNFPTSLGTPFFSTSKSKISQSHPLFNWYNDNQLGGVLQHVSRKHLLEDLKRYLFAARYTKLNQNFPRLEDYKKAGDNLLPDHENVESGKFTDRFRVQLPNIPATTVTSHISKDGHYFIHYDPLQCRSLTVREAARIQTFPDNYYFCGERTSQFHQVGNAVPPYLAYQIAQIVHNFLNPISKDEIVIQEIAEINGN, from the coding sequence ATGCCAATACCAATTATAGATATATTCGCCGGCCCGGGAGGATTAGCAGAAGGCTTTTCATCTTTAACAAACGATGAAGGAAATCGAATTTTCGAGATTTCCTTATCTGTCGAAAAGGACGAAAATGCCCACAAAACACTTAAACTCAGAAGTTTTTATAGACAATTCCCAATTGGAAATTTACCTGACGATTATTACAAGTTTGTTAAGGGAGAAATCACGATAACTCAATTATATAATAATCATCCCGATGCCTCAAATCGAGCAGATGAAGAAGCTTGGTGTGGAACATTAGGGAAACCAGACAAAAAGGATTTAAATGGAGTAAGCGACGAAGAAGTCGATAAAAGAATCGAACGAGCGTTAAATGGAAACCAAAACTGGGTACTGATAGGAGGACCGCCTTGTCAGGCTTATTCTTTAGTAGGACGAGCCAGGCGTCAGGAATTAACACTCAACGAAGAAACGGATAAAAGAGTTGGACTTTATAAGGAGTACTTACGTATCCTCGCAAGGCATAATCCTTCGGTTTTTGTTATGGAAAACGTCAAAGGAATATTGTCAGCTGAAACTGAAAAAACTAATGTCTTTACTAAAATCCTGAGTGACTTAAAAAATCCACTTGATGCATGCCTGTCAGAAGGAACTTTTATTGATAATGATCAAAATGTTAGGTATCGAATTTATTCATTAACTGTCGAGCCGAAAGGATTTGATCAAGAAGGAAATCCAATATTTGAACCCAGAGATTACATTATTAAATCAGAGGATTATGGTATCCCGCAAAAAAGACATCGTGTTATTTTGTTAGGAATTAGAGAAGATGTAAATGGCCCTATAAATATACTTCAAAAGAAAAACCAAGTAACTCTGGAATCAATTATTGGTAATTTGCCAATAATTAGAAGCGGAATTACAAAATCATTCACTCATAGTGAGATGGTATCTGATAAAGATGGCAAATTAAAAAAGAAACGATTTTATCAAAATATCGAAGACTCCGAGCAAAACTGGCAAAATCATATTGTTGAGTTTAACAAAGTGATAAATGAACTCGTTCCTGAAGAAAATAGCAAAACAAAACAAAACTTCCCTACAAGTCTTGGCACACCTTTTTTTAGCACTTCAAAAAGCAAAATTTCCCAATCACATCCTTTATTCAACTGGTACAATGATAATCAATTAGGAGGCGTTCTTCAGCATGTTTCAAGAAAACATTTATTAGAAGATCTTAAAAGATATTTATTTGCGGCACGATATACTAAATTAAATCAAAACTTTCCTCGCCTTGAAGATTATAAGAAAGCGGGAGATAATCTCTTACCTGATCATGAAAATGTAGAATCAGGAAAATTCACTGATAGATTTAGAGTACAATTACCAAATATTCCGGCCACCACAGTTACTAGCCATATTTCAAAAGATGGGCATTACTTTATTCATTATGATCCTCTTCAATGTCGAAGCCTGACAGTAAGAGAAGCTGCAAGAATTCAGACTTTTCCGGACAATTATTATTTCTGTGGTGAACGTACTAGTCAATTCCATCAAGTAGGAAATGCGGTTCCACCATATTTAGCATATCAAATTGCACAAATAGTACATAATTTTTTAAATCCCATTTCTAAAGATGAAATCGTAATACAAGAAATAGCAGAGATAAATGGAAACTAG
- a CDS encoding ATP-binding protein, with amino-acid sequence MIETNPNFEEANPNPEYLIKSIAEQGYSLETSLADLMDNSISANADKIEVLIKMDEEPFKLFLADNGEGMDEDTLKASMQFPSNSPEYIRGGSDLGRFGLGMKTASFSQTRCFTVLSRKKGEQKYSGRTWDVEFLKKEKKWRLIVNSSEEIEKLVFDYSELNKSFLGQFESFEANTIVIWNGLYKFENYLEESNRQNALKKEITEITSDYLSLVFHKFMEREKFPINIRINNKILIPFNPFPVHETDFRPIAYKQRHFSTDTIKMEGFVLPSRSIDESRKGITNWTTKNRGLMDMEGIYIYRSDRIILFGGWNGLIKKAPRLQLARLRVEIGNSVDHLLHLNVAKSQIVIPHDLKKAFERYIEELKIEAEKEFFNRGIRDFSNSKQQNRENLFERKASNKGVLLELNSEFPLLKEVREDLSKEQSAKFNLVLRMINTSINKIRHTHEETAFLNIEEKDGLSLSDIVISLTTLQKNGFSSEQIKKDILPGLGFEESSLPEAIKQLLK; translated from the coding sequence ATGATTGAAACAAATCCAAATTTCGAAGAAGCAAATCCAAATCCAGAATATTTAATTAAATCAATTGCTGAACAAGGTTATAGTCTTGAAACTTCTTTGGCTGACTTAATGGATAATTCTATTTCTGCAAATGCTGATAAAATTGAGGTTCTAATTAAAATGGACGAAGAACCCTTTAAACTTTTTCTTGCTGATAATGGAGAAGGTATGGATGAAGACACCTTGAAAGCGAGCATGCAATTCCCAAGTAATTCTCCTGAATATATTAGAGGAGGATCAGACTTAGGTAGGTTTGGTTTAGGAATGAAAACAGCCTCATTTTCTCAAACAAGATGTTTCACCGTTTTGTCCAGAAAAAAAGGAGAACAAAAATATTCAGGGAGAACATGGGATGTTGAATTTTTAAAAAAAGAAAAGAAATGGCGACTTATCGTAAATTCATCAGAAGAAATTGAAAAATTAGTTTTTGATTATTCTGAATTAAACAAATCATTTTTAGGTCAATTTGAATCTTTTGAAGCAAATACAATTGTTATTTGGAATGGACTCTATAAATTTGAAAATTACTTAGAAGAAAGCAATAGACAGAATGCTTTAAAAAAGGAAATAACTGAAATTACGTCTGATTATTTATCTTTAGTATTTCACAAATTTATGGAACGTGAGAAGTTCCCAATTAATATCCGTATCAATAATAAAATTTTAATTCCATTCAACCCTTTTCCTGTCCACGAAACTGATTTCCGTCCTATTGCTTACAAACAAAGACATTTTAGCACCGATACTATAAAAATGGAAGGCTTTGTTTTACCATCAAGAAGCATAGACGAATCAAGAAAAGGAATTACTAATTGGACAACTAAAAATCGTGGATTGATGGATATGGAAGGTATTTACATTTATAGGTCAGACAGAATTATACTATTTGGTGGTTGGAATGGACTTATTAAAAAGGCTCCAAGATTACAACTTGCGAGGCTAAGAGTTGAAATTGGAAATAGTGTTGATCACCTTCTTCATTTAAATGTCGCAAAATCTCAGATTGTAATACCACATGATTTAAAAAAAGCATTTGAAAGATATATTGAAGAACTCAAAATAGAAGCGGAAAAAGAATTTTTTAACCGAGGAATTAGAGATTTTTCAAATAGTAAACAACAAAACAGAGAAAATTTATTTGAAAGAAAAGCTTCTAACAAAGGCGTACTTCTTGAATTGAATAGTGAATTTCCTTTATTAAAGGAAGTCAGAGAAGATTTATCAAAAGAACAATCTGCTAAGTTTAATCTTGTATTAAGGATGATAAATACCTCAATAAATAAAATTAGACATACTCATGAAGAAACAGCTTTTCTAAATATTGAAGAAAAAGACGGCCTTTCATTAAGTGATATAGTTATATCGCTAACAACGCTTCAAAAAAATGGTTTTTCATCTGAACAAATAAAAAAAGATATTTTGCCTGGACTAGGTTTTGAAGAATCATCACTTCCTGAAGCAATCAAACAATTATTAAAATAA
- a CDS encoding DUF3883 domain-containing protein, whose protein sequence is METSHKLTLIISYYLSRFNDTGFRNLGYTTWDEAFKDIALKLDVKKSSVKNWRDEFDPIHGHRVGWYQRPMNPSRVNVVNAFEDMNEEDLREIVFDILNKNIFQQNENLETIDSIISDKQYDGSGKFILRGPTGKKAERYFIKYHMEKGLPVRGELIDTRENGCGYDFEIKNSETYYVEIKGINAKTGGIVFTNKEWSMAKRKMEKYFLVIISNLNDVPQIRIINNPAKELSPKKNIFKTIQINWNVNENDLKNSIG, encoded by the coding sequence ATGGAAACTAGCCACAAATTAACATTGATAATTAGTTATTATCTTTCTCGTTTCAATGATACTGGGTTTAGAAATTTAGGATATACCACTTGGGATGAAGCATTTAAAGATATCGCTTTAAAGCTTGATGTAAAAAAAAGTTCTGTAAAAAACTGGAGAGATGAATTTGATCCGATACATGGACATAGAGTAGGATGGTATCAGCGACCAATGAATCCAAGTCGTGTAAATGTTGTCAATGCATTTGAGGATATGAATGAAGAAGATTTAAGAGAAATAGTATTTGACATTTTAAATAAAAATATTTTTCAGCAAAATGAAAATCTAGAGACAATAGACTCAATTATATCAGATAAGCAATATGACGGTAGTGGAAAATTTATATTAAGAGGTCCAACTGGTAAAAAAGCAGAAAGATATTTTATTAAATATCATATGGAAAAAGGTTTACCAGTCAGAGGCGAATTAATAGACACTAGAGAAAATGGTTGTGGCTATGATTTTGAAATAAAAAATAGTGAGACATATTATGTGGAAATAAAAGGAATAAATGCCAAAACTGGAGGTATCGTCTTTACTAATAAAGAATGGTCTATGGCAAAAAGGAAAATGGAAAAGTACTTTTTAGTTATAATTTCTAATTTAAATGATGTTCCACAAATTAGAATAATCAATAATCCTGCAAAAGAGTTATCCCCCAAAAAAAACATATTCAAAACGATTCAAATCAATTGGAATGTTAATGAAAATGATTTGAAAAACTCAATAGGTTAG